A DNA window from Ranitomeya imitator isolate aRanImi1 chromosome 2, aRanImi1.pri, whole genome shotgun sequence contains the following coding sequences:
- the INPP5E gene encoding phosphatidylinositol polyphosphate 5-phosphatase type IV — protein sequence MPTRMEVKMSQTSESSDLGRVLVDDDVMMDGSDLTVHKEQEIRDWIEQQTDAAPPLSKNLTNHVIPKPPIRPKPRLRRLERAFSLDDQSWRRRFKASQGSLTDPNESGSSTGSLQEASAIEDLAAESSGTAHLQASMVSRFPKISHKPCLAHTKPLQLLPQLEANTSLRTPRTTNRMELDYRDYKHQQLLRHSSSLGDTRLNGAGCDLHSNESMKSTYSLLTPLRSKDVRNRSYLEGSLLASGALLGAEELDRYFPERLLRVFIATWNMQGRKELPETLDDFLLPSDDDFAQDMYVIGVQEGSPDRREWEVRLQETLGPHYVLLHSSAHGVLYLSVFIRRDLIWFCSEVEYATVTTRIVSQIKTKGALAVSFTFFGTSFLLITSHFTSGDGKVIERILDYKKIVEGLALPRNIPDTNPYRSNPLDVTSRFDEVFWFGDFNFRLNKDRSGVNSILQRKPELDMSRLLQYDQLIKEMNDGSIFKGFEEAAIQFLPTYKFDIGCDDYDSTSKQRTPSYTDRVVYKSRNKGDIHVLKYASCSLVKTSDHRPVFGLFQVRIRPGRDNIPLAAGLFDRELYLLGIKRRISRELQKRQAVKNQKNSSVCAIS from the exons ATGCCCACAAGGATGGAAGTGAAGATGTCTCAAACCTCTGAGTCTTCTGACCTGGGACGTGTCTTAGTGGATGATGATGTGATGATGGATGGCTCTGACCTGACCGTACACAAAGAGCAGGAGATCAGGGACTGGATAGAGCAGCAGACGGATGCCGCTCCGCCGCTCAGTAAGAACCTTACAAATCATGTCATACCCAAACCCCCCATCAGACCAAAGCCGCGCCTGCGAAGACTGGAACGAGCCTTCTCCCTGGATGACCAGAGCTGGCGCCGGAGGTTTAAGGCGAGCCAGGGGAGCTTAACGGACCCTAATGAAAGTGGCTCCTCTACCGGGTCTCTCCAGGAAGCCTCTGCTATCGAGGATCTGGCAGCCGAGTCATCAGGGACCGCTCACTTGCAGGCCAGCATGGTGTCAAGGTTCCCAAAAATCAGTCATAAACCTTGTCTCGCACACACCAAGCCCCTGCAGCTTCTCCCCCAGTTAGAAGCCAACACGAGTCTGAGGACACCGAGGACGACTAATAGGATGGAGCTGGATTACAGGGATTATAAGCACCAGCAGCTTCTCCGCCATAGCAGCAGCCTGGGCGACACACGACTGAACGGGGCAGGCTGCGACCTCCACTCCAATGAGTCCATGAAAAGCACCTACAGCCTTCTCACCCCCCTCCGCTCCAAGGATGTCCGCAACAG GAGTTATTTGGAGGGGAGTCTCTTGGCCAGCGGCGCGTTGCTCGGAGCTGAGGAACTAGATCGATATTTCCCAGAGAGGCTGCTGCGAGTTTTCATTGCTACGTGGAACATGCAGGGACGCAAG GAGCTCCCGGAGACCCTGGATGATTTCTTGCTGCCGTCAGATGATGATTTTGCACAAGACATGTATGTTATTGGCGTCCAAGAAGGAAGCCCGGACCG GCGGGAGTGGGAGGTCCGACTCCAGGAGACCCTGGGACCACATTACGTGCTACTCCACTCCAGTGCTCATGGCGTCCTCTACCTGTCAGTCTTCATCCGACGAGACCTGATCTGGTTCTGCTCTG AAGTGGAATATGCCACGGTCACCACACGGATCGTCTCACAGATCAAAACCAAGGGAGCCCTCGCCGTGTCCTTCACTTTTTTCGGAACCTCCTTCCTCTTGATTACGTCGCATTTCACAT CCGGAGATGGCAAAGTCATCGAGAGGATCCTCGACTACAAGAAAATAGTTGAGGGTTTGGCACTACCTCGTAATATTCCTGACACCAACCCGTACCGCTCCAATCCCT TGGATGTTACAAGCCGCTTTGATGAAGTTTTCTGGTTTGGTGACTTTAACTTCCGTTTGAACAAAGATCGTTCAGGGGTGAACTCCATTTTACAACGTAAACCGGAGCTAGATATGTCGCGGCTGCTGCAGTACGACCAGCTGATCAAAGAGATGAACGACG GGTCAATATTTAAGGGATTTGAAGAGGCTGCTATTCAGTTTCTCCCCACGTATAAGTTTGACATCGGCTGTGACGATTATGACAGCACATCCAAGCAGAGAACACCGTCCTATACG GATCGGGTGGTGTACAAGAGCCGGAATAAGGGCGATATCCACGTCCTGAAGTACGCCTCCTGCTCCCTGGTGAAGACCTCCGACCACCGGCCTGTATTCGGACTATTTCAAGTGAGGATTAGACCCGGCCGAGACAA CATCCCCTTGGCGGCTGGACTCTTTGACCGCGAGTTGTACCTACTGGGCATCAAAAGGAGAATCTCCCGAGAGCTGCAGAAACGGCAAGCAGTGAAAAACCAAAAAAACAGCAGCGTCTGCGCCATCTCCTGA